In Pseudonocardia sp. DSM 110487, the sequence GAGCGCGAGGCAACCTGAGAGTGGGCGGGACGTCCTCAGGTAAGACGCCCGAGGAGGCCGCCATGTCCCGCACCCTCCGTCACCTGCTGACCGCCGTGCTCGCCCTCACCGCCGTCGCGCTGCCAGTCGCGGCTGCCACGACCCCCTCGCCGGTGCCCGTCGCGGCGACGTCCTGCGCCACTCAGTGGGGTAGCACGCCCGAGTGGGTCGTGCCGCTTGGCGCCGCGCAGCTGACCGCCGTGCGGGCCGGCCGGCACGACTGCTTCGATCGCGTGGTGTTCGACCTGGCAGGCCCCGCCGCCGGATACCGCGTGGAGTACGTCGACCAGGTGTTCCAGGACGGCTCGGGCGCCGTGCTCCCGGTGCCCGGCGGCGCGCGCCTGCTCGTCAACGTCAACCACCCGGCCTACGACGACGCAGGCAACCCGACGATCGCGACGAAGGACGTCGACGTGCGCGGCTATCGCACGCTTCGGTCGGTGGTCTTCGGCAGCAGCTTCGAGGGCGCCACGACCTTCGGCGTCGGGGTGCGCGCCCGGCTCCCGTTCCGCGTGTTCGTCGTGGACGGATCGCGCGTCGTCGTCGACGTGGCGCACGGCTGGTCCTGATCGGGCCCGAGTAGGCTGTCGGGGCGGACGAGCTGGCCGGGCGGCCGCGTCGACGGGCAACCGTCGCCGAGGAAAGTCCGGACTCCGCAGGGCAGGGTGGTTGTTAACGGCAACCCGGGGCGACCCGCGGGAAAGTGCCACAGAAAGCAGACCGCCCCGCGCAACCGTGCGGGGTAAGGGTGAAACGGTGGTGTAAGAGACCACCAGCACCCCGGGTGACCGGGGTGGCTCGGTAAACCCCACCCGGAGCAAGGTCAAAAGGCTCCCGCGCGCGGGAGCTGCGCAGGCGTTCGAGGGCGGCCCGTCCGAGTCTGCGGGTAGACCGCTCGAGCCCGCCGGTGACGGCGGGCCTAGATGGATGGTCGCCGAACGGAGCGCCGTGAGGCGCCCGGGAACAGGATCCGGCTTACAGGCCAGCTCGTCCGCCCCACGCCTGTGAGCTGGGCGGACACTATCTGCTGTCCGGCGTCTCCGCGAGATCCTCCCTGGCTACAGCGGCTTGGTCCATGCGATCGTGTGGCGGAATCCGAGATGGTGCCGTATGGCAGCACCCGGCATGACCTCAGCGACGAGTTTCCGTAGATCGTCGAACGACATCGTGGGCTCCTGAACGGGAAACGCAGGCGGCTGGGGCTCATTCTTGCTCGGCCAGGGGTGCTTGACGTAGCCGATGATCGGATTGGTCAAGATAGATGCGAGGTCCCACATATGGTCACGGAGGCTGCAGGGAGGGGCGAGGCCGACGGCTAAGAATCGCCCGCCGGGTACGAGAAGCTTGCGCACTTCCCGCAGGGCGTCAGCGACTTCAAGGTGATGCAGGACGGCAATCATAGTTACCAGGTCGAACGGACCTGCAATATTCGTCCAGGCTCCGTCATGGATCGTCACGTTGGATAGACCGGCGCAGCGATTCGCGGCATACTGACGCATCGTCAGGTTCGCGTCGTTCCCGAACACTCTCGCAAAGTGGGGTGACAGCGTAGCGACCAGCTCGCCACGGCCGCAACCGACGTCCAAGGCCGCATGGCGCTGCTCGGGTAGGTTCGCCATGATCCAGCTGTGAAAGTGGTCGTTGTGGCTCCAGGGGTGGCGGGCGTTCAATCTCGCCATCGCCGTGGCCAGCGTCCCTCCTGCACATGTCCTCGCCAATCGCCGAAGCATCATGGCCCACATTCTGCTGACCGTCTTGTGAGCCGCGGAAGACTCCCCACACACACCCGCCGCGAGTCGCACGTGAAGGCACTCTGACGCACGGACCGAAGGGGCGAGGCGAGGTTGACCTGCCGGACGGGTGCAGTCTCCGGGTCTGACAGTGCGAACTGATAGCAGCGGGTCCGAACGAACCCTCGCCTCGGTCAGGGTGGCCAGCTTCGCGCCGGACGTCTGCCCGCTGTCGTCGATCGCGGCCGACGCGAGGGCGTTGCACGCCGCGTCCGCCTCCGCGTCGCCGGTGAGTGGTGCGGGGCGCAGCACGAGCGCGAGCGTGACGGCCACGACGGCGACGAGCACGAGCGCGCCGCCGCGGATCGGGTACATCCGGAAGTAGGTCGCGATCGAAGATCATCCAGCGACCATCTCGCCTTGATCGCCGCGTTGCCCCAGGACGGAGGCCCGGCCGATTCAGCAACACGCTCGATCGAGGTTCCGGGTTGCCACCTCGTGATCATGTAAAGGTCGGCCAGGATTGTGGGAATGACGCACAAATTGTCAAGCACCAATCGGGTGGCGCCTGTTCCAGAGCGTGCGCGGCCATCGGGGCGACGCGGCACAACTGAACTGTCGTACCCCGTCCGTACGATGGCGAGCATGAAACCACAAGCGAACGCCCTTGCGCTGATCGTCTCCGACATCGCGGCATCGGTCGACTTCTATCAGCGGCTCGGCCTCGACTTCGGAGACGCGACCGGCGGCCACATAGAGTGCGAGCTGTTGCCGGGGTTCAGGCTCATGCTCGACGACGCGACCATGGCCAAGTCGTTCTATCCGGACTGGACCAAGCCGAGCGGAGGTGCCCACACCGCACTCGCATTCGAGTTCAGCACGCCATCCGAGGTCGACGCGACCTATCGAGAACTGACGGATGCGGGATTCGCCAGTGCCCATGAGGTGTTCGACGCCCCATGGGGACACCGGTTCGCCACCGTGCGCGATCCCGATGGCAACAACGTCGACCTCTACGCCCGACTTCCCGGAGGCTGATCGCCGGTGCGATGCCGCGAAGGTCCGGTCCGACTCAATAGGCTGGCTCACCCCTGCCGATCAAGGGCAGATGGTCGCTAGTCGATCTTCAACACTAACCATTTCCCCTTGGTCACCGACCCGCGGGATCACGCCACGGACCTCATGCCGCGAGCCCGGTCGCGCGGGAGACGACCGGGCTCGCGGGAGTTGCGGGAGTCAGAGGGCGGATCGCAGGCCGGCACCGATCTCGAGCAGGCGGGCCGCGTGCTTGCGGGCGTGGTGTCCGCAGAAGTGGAGCTCGCCACCGCTGGTCAGCGTGACCTTGACCAGCGCCCCCGCGCCGCACCGGTCGCAGCGTTCGAGCCGGGTGAGCGGCGCGGGAACTGCAAGGTCGCGGTTGCCCGCGGGCGTCGTGGTGTTCATGGTCGGCCGCCTTCCGGTCAGCTCGCCTGTCCGTTGCCGATAAGGGTCCGCGCCGCGCGGACCTCGGGCCATCCCGCTGGCACTACGAGCGCCTGGGGCCATCCCGCCGATGTCGATGGGGGC encodes:
- a CDS encoding bifunctional 2-polyprenyl-6-hydroxyphenol methylase/3-demethylubiquinol 3-O-methyltransferase UbiG, translated to MYPIRGGALVLVAVVAVTLALVLRPAPLTGDAEADAACNALASAAIDDSGQTSGAKLATLTEARVRSDPLLSVRTVRPGDCTRPAGQPRLAPSVRASECLHVRLAAGVCGESSAAHKTVSRMWAMMLRRLARTCAGGTLATAMARLNARHPWSHNDHFHSWIMANLPEQRHAALDVGCGRGELVATLSPHFARVFGNDANLTMRQYAANRCAGLSNVTIHDGAWTNIAGPFDLVTMIAVLHHLEVADALREVRKLLVPGGRFLAVGLAPPCSLRDHMWDLASILTNPIIGYVKHPWPSKNEPQPPAFPVQEPTMSFDDLRKLVAEVMPGAAIRHHLGFRHTIAWTKPL
- a CDS encoding VOC family protein, coding for MASMKPQANALALIVSDIAASVDFYQRLGLDFGDATGGHIECELLPGFRLMLDDATMAKSFYPDWTKPSGGAHTALAFEFSTPSEVDATYRELTDAGFASAHEVFDAPWGHRFATVRDPDGNNVDLYARLPGG